A stretch of DNA from Clostridium sp. JN-9:
AAAATATTATTCCCTAAAAGCTTAATATTATAAACTACAAATTTTAAATAAATATTTATGTGGACAAAATAAAAATGGACACGAACCTGAATAAAATATAATATAAGAGGCAATAATTCAAATTGCAATATTGATTATTAAGGGGGATAAATTTATGAAAGAACCTCACTGTATGATATGTGGAAAGCCTCTAAAAGATGGTATAATATTAAGTAACGGAAGAGGAATATGCAACAACTGTGAAAAAAGATTAATTAAACTGGATATTAATACGGATTTCTATGAATATTACAAGGTTTGCATAAGAAAAAATATCATGTCTGTTATAAAAAAAGGAGAAGAGTACAATTGTCAGAATTACCACTTATAGAAGGTATAATGAATTATGTAAGAGAAAATAATATCCCTTTTTCAATGCCGGGACATAAGTCAGGAAGAGGGTTTTATTATACAAGTCAGGGCAGAGAACTAATAAACAACTTTTTAAAATGTGATATAACTGAGGTAGATGGAGTAGATAATCTTCATAAGCCTGAGGGAATAATTAAAGAATCCTTAGAACTTTTAACTAAATATTATGGCAGCAAAAAATCATATTATTTAGTTAATGGCAGTACAAGTGGAAATTTAGCAATGATTTTTTCATGTTTTAATGAAGGCGATAAAGTAATTGTGGAGCGAAACTGCCATAGATCAGTTTTTAATGGAATAATTATGAGAAAGCTTCATCCTGTTTATATAGAAAATGAGATAAATGAAGAGTATAATGCTCCACTTTCAATTAATATGGAGCATTTTTTGAATACAATTGAATGCAATAAAGATGCAAAAGGCATAATAATCACTTATCCTAGCTATTATGGTGTATGCTGTGATTTAAAGTATATTATTTCAAAAGCTAAGCAATATGGTATGAAAGTTTTAGTAGATTCTGCTCATGGAGCTCATTTTGGAGCCTGTGATGAACTGCCGGAAAGCGCAGTTAAATTAGGTGCAGATATGGTAGTAATGAGTGCACATAAAACTCTGCCAAGCCTAACACAAACTGCATACCTTCATTTGGGAGAAAGTATGGATGAAAGTGTTGTAGATTTTTATGTAAGTTTATTTCTAAGTACCAGCCCTTCCTATTTATTTATGTGCAGTTTAGAATACAGCAGATTTTTTTTAGAGAAATATGGCAATGAGGAGTATAAAAAACTAATTAATTTAACTAATGAATATAAAAGTAAAGTTAATAATTTGGTAGCATTCCATATTATAGGTGATGAGGATATAAAAAGAAATTTTTATAATGAGAAAATTGATCCAACCAGATATATTGTAAATTTAAAAAATAAAAGCACAGGTCATGAATTCTTAAATTATTTAAGAAAAAATGGAATTCAGGGAGAGATGAGTGATGAAAGTAATGTAATTTTAATATTTTCACCATTTAATATCAAAGAGGATTTTGAGAGTTTGTATGAATCTATGAAAAACTTTAAAATAGATAACAGCAGCAGTACAAAAGTTAAAATAAAAAATATACCTATACCTAAAATGGCATATCTGCCATATGAAACTCTGACAATGTGTAAAGAAAATATAAACATTAATAATAGTGAAGGAAGAATAAGCGGTGATAATATAGTCCCGTATCCGCCTGGTATACCAATTGTCATGATGGGAGAAATAATAGATAAGGACTCAGTAAATATGATAAAATATTATATGAAACAAAATATCAGTGTTTTAGGAATGCATGGGGAACAAGTAACAGTGATTAAAGAAACTTAAGAGGAATATTCTATTTTGGAGAT
This window harbors:
- a CDS encoding sigma factor G inhibitor Gin, encoding MKEPHCMICGKPLKDGIILSNGRGICNNCEKRLIKLDINTDFYEYYKVCIRKNIMSVIKKGEEYNCQNYHL
- a CDS encoding aminotransferase class V-fold PLP-dependent enzyme, with the translated sequence MSELPLIEGIMNYVRENNIPFSMPGHKSGRGFYYTSQGRELINNFLKCDITEVDGVDNLHKPEGIIKESLELLTKYYGSKKSYYLVNGSTSGNLAMIFSCFNEGDKVIVERNCHRSVFNGIIMRKLHPVYIENEINEEYNAPLSINMEHFLNTIECNKDAKGIIITYPSYYGVCCDLKYIISKAKQYGMKVLVDSAHGAHFGACDELPESAVKLGADMVVMSAHKTLPSLTQTAYLHLGESMDESVVDFYVSLFLSTSPSYLFMCSLEYSRFFLEKYGNEEYKKLINLTNEYKSKVNNLVAFHIIGDEDIKRNFYNEKIDPTRYIVNLKNKSTGHEFLNYLRKNGIQGEMSDESNVILIFSPFNIKEDFESLYESMKNFKIDNSSSTKVKIKNIPIPKMAYLPYETLTMCKENININNSEGRISGDNIVPYPPGIPIVMMGEIIDKDSVNMIKYYMKQNISVLGMHGEQVTVIKET